One genomic window of Halobellus limi includes the following:
- a CDS encoding MEDS domain-containing protein, translated as MGTGAAGSGTGDREPEPTRESIRSEFLGRDLPRHLALFYDSIETQLAVCAAFVRWGFDDGRRVLYLYDENEPDEIEAALRAADVDVERRTADGDLRIADAGSVYLDEEFDPDRLIECLEREAHDAVEAGYTGLAVAGENTWCFHTSFSFDHILEFECDFDACVPDLPVRALCQYSLDRFDGESIGKALWTHEYVVYRGRICENPFYVSPEEFRGSVTDQSGAELMLEQTYSLAQARREIRRRRQRIEVLNRTLRHDVRNEVNVILGHLDGALDDDRLDGQDRERIEVARRYAERIAHTSEKARYAEETLSEERSGEVDLARLVDRAAETLSDRRPDAEITTSIDGSWTVIADRHLLRAVEELLENAIGHQDRAPPEVTVSVRRRGDSVEIEVANPGEPIPEDDQRALRRGRETPLSHGHGIGLWMVKWITENSNGSLRFPRADGECRVRIELPSSAIV; from the coding sequence ATGGGAACAGGTGCGGCGGGGAGCGGAACGGGCGACCGGGAACCGGAACCGACGCGGGAATCGATCCGCTCGGAGTTCCTCGGTCGTGATCTCCCCCGTCACCTCGCGCTGTTCTACGACTCCATCGAGACGCAGCTCGCGGTCTGTGCCGCGTTCGTCCGATGGGGGTTCGACGACGGACGGCGGGTTCTGTACCTGTACGACGAGAACGAACCCGACGAGATCGAGGCGGCGCTGCGGGCGGCCGACGTCGACGTCGAGCGCCGGACGGCCGACGGCGACCTCCGGATCGCAGACGCCGGGTCGGTGTACCTCGACGAGGAGTTCGATCCCGATCGGCTGATCGAGTGCCTCGAACGCGAGGCCCACGACGCGGTCGAGGCCGGATACACCGGTCTCGCGGTCGCCGGCGAGAACACCTGGTGTTTCCACACGTCGTTCTCGTTCGATCACATCCTGGAGTTCGAGTGCGATTTCGACGCCTGCGTCCCCGACCTGCCGGTCAGGGCGCTGTGTCAGTACAGCCTCGACCGGTTCGACGGGGAATCGATCGGGAAGGCGCTTTGGACGCACGAGTACGTCGTCTACCGCGGGCGGATCTGCGAGAATCCCTTTTACGTCTCTCCGGAGGAGTTCCGGGGCTCGGTGACCGACCAGTCCGGAGCGGAGCTGATGTTAGAGCAGACCTACAGCCTCGCGCAGGCCCGGCGGGAGATCCGGCGGCGACGGCAGCGGATCGAGGTCCTGAACCGGACGCTCAGACACGACGTCCGGAACGAGGTCAACGTCATCCTGGGACACCTCGACGGCGCCCTCGACGACGACCGGCTCGACGGGCAGGACCGCGAGCGGATCGAGGTCGCGCGACGGTACGCCGAGCGGATCGCTCATACCTCCGAGAAGGCGCGGTACGCCGAGGAGACGCTCTCGGAGGAGCGGTCCGGAGAGGTCGACCTCGCACGGCTCGTCGACCGCGCCGCCGAGACGCTGTCCGATCGCCGTCCGGACGCCGAGATCACGACATCGATCGACGGCTCGTGGACTGTGATCGCGGATCGACACCTCCTCCGGGCCGTCGAGGAACTGCTCGAAAACGCGATCGGTCACCAGGATCGCGCTCCCCCGGAAGTGACGGTCTCCGTTCGGAGACGCGGCGACAGCGTCGAGATCGAGGTCGCGAACCCCGGAGAACCGATCCCCGAGGACGACCAACGGGCGCTCAGACGGGGCCGGGAGACGCCCCTCTCGCACGGCCACGGGATCGGCCTCTGGATGGTGAAGTGGATCACCGAGAACTCGAACGGTTCGCTGCGGTTCCCGCGGGCCGACGGGGAGTGCCGCGTCCGCATCGAACTCCCGTCGTCGGCGATCGTCTGA